The following coding sequences lie in one Maribacter forsetii DSM 18668 genomic window:
- a CDS encoding CsbD family protein → MNEEQFKGKWNIAKGKLKQKYGDLTDDDLTYAEGKSDELLGRIQEKTGESKEKLKEMIDSI, encoded by the coding sequence ATGAACGAAGAACAATTCAAAGGAAAGTGGAATATAGCTAAAGGAAAACTTAAACAGAAATATGGCGACCTTACCGATGATGACCTTACGTACGCAGAAGGAAAATCTGATGAGCTATTAGGAAGAATTCAAGAAAAGACCGGAGAGTCTAAAGAGAAATTAAAAGAAATGATCGATAGTATTTAA